The following coding sequences are from one Pecten maximus unplaced genomic scaffold, xPecMax1.1, whole genome shotgun sequence window:
- the LOC117318867 gene encoding uncharacterized protein LOC117318867: protein MSHNGKYYVRKVPKYKPSSTLISAFFSKRQKLDVSVDAPSNDETECKPTDVGDNNINKLCDEIKSVTGDSDGANICKQSETVSVEVAVQTPVAMVASTTTTPLQKKVQLRETRAEIDFKPAHSNIDRRRFDMNRYTVNYPWLYHTSEKGYLCKLCELTYGCNCSDSSSMSVISVTSPFISPGLETLGTHPSRLLDKHANSTPHLKASKINAEVKVKIGLKQKMSVLEQLSMKNESDLKAEKERNGRTLSSLRKAPFYSLLADESTDEANKTQLSVFCRWYHESHSNFTDHFMGLVEVQKTDSATLMDVLHGFLIAKGIPIEKCRFVAFDGTNSMSGIRTGLQRRFRNYAPKSLYINCRCHRLALCLKHLMKTFPLLVEVDEALLAIWKLFKYSPQRFAVLQDVQVVYGMDKLMLIRAATTRWLSHGKACVRFIERYESVLDALDQIYQQKREPEVFGLRSILVQKNVVAMICVLSDVLKPLNHLSLYLQKTDVVLCNVEEKVKATVTDLEVIKETYLEFQENNHIGDQLYVSRLSELLLIINERTDLQRRHRGHLENLDIKAFIKDVAVPFIDSLIGEINDAFYMHPVFDAFRKALDPSMIEANASAVDLQNHGKEALTVLCGHYGEPGEDIFQGHVTRCERDLDPDATEAEYCAFKHQIKIMKRMKARNPQPSNSNEGDQVNNLLSMFLKVSGDPVLQESFPMMCKLLYLVNIIPASTASVERSFSQMALLKTPMRSRLSCKSINAIMRINIEGASTLTEYELEQLVQNFKLAKDRHLSL, encoded by the exons ATGTCTCACAACGGGAAGTATTATGTGAGGAAGGTTCCGAAATATAAGCCAAGTTCGACGCTTATATCAGCGTTTTTTTCAAAACGACAAAAACTTGATGTTAGTGTCGATGCACCAAGTAATGACGAGACAGAGTGCAAACCGACTGACGTCGGTGATAATAACATTAACAAATTGTGTGATGAAATAAAATCCGTTACTGGCGATAGCGACGGCGCAAATATCTGCAAACAAAGTGAAACAGTTTCAGTGGAAGTAGCTGTACAGACTCCAGTCGCTATGGTTGCCTCCACGACTACCACGCCACTTCAAAAGAAAGTTCAACTCAGGGAGACACGGGCCGAGATTGATTTTAAGCCAGCTCACAGTAACATAGATCGGCGGCGATTTGACATGAACAGATATACTGTCAACTATCCTTGGCTTTACCACACCTCGGAAAAAGGATACCTTTGTAAGTTGTGTGAATTAACATATGGCTGTAACTGTTCAGATTCAAGCTCTATGAGTGTGATAAGTGTTACGTCTCCATTTATCTCCCCAGGCCTTGAGACATTGGGTACACATCCATCTCGATTATTAGATAAGCATGCAAACAGTACCCCACATCTGAAGGCATCCAAAATAAATGCAGAAGTGAAAGTGAAAATTggtttgaaacaaaaaatgtctgtaCTGGAACAGTTGTCAATGAAAAATGAGTCTGATCTTAAAGCTGAAAAAGAAAGGAAT GGGAGAACATTGAGCTCTCTACGCAAAGCCCCATTTTACAGTTTGCTAGCTGATGAGAGCACCGACGAGGCCAACAAAACACAATTATCTGTGTTTTGCCGCTGGTACCATGAAAGTCACTCCAATTTCACAGACCACTTCATGGGTTTGGTTGAAGTTCAAAAGACAGACAGTGCCACCCTGATGGATGTCCTCCACGGTTTTCTCATAGCAAAAGGGATACCCATTGAAAAATGTCGGTTTGTTGCCTTTGATGGCACCAACTCGATGAGTGGCATTCGTACTG GTCTTCAAAGACGATTTAGGAACTATGCACCAAAGAGCCTGTACATCAACTGTCGCTGTCATCGCCTTGCCCTCTGCCTTAAACATTTGATGAAAACATTTCCTTTACTTGTTGAGGTAGATGAGGCTTTACTTGCGATATGGAAATTGTTCAAGTACTCCCCGCAAAGGTTTGCTGTGCTGCAAGATGTTCAAGTTGTATATGGCATGGACAAGTTGATGTTGATCAGGGCTGCTACAACTAGGTGGTTGTCACATGGCAAAGCATGCGTAAGGTTTATTGAGAGGTACGAGTCGGTGCTTGATGCTCTGGACCAAATATACCAACAAAAACGTGAACCAGAGGTATTTGGATTGAGATCTATTCTTGTACAGAAAAATGTTGTTGCCATGATCTGCGTGTTGAGTGATGTGTTGAAACCACTGAACCATCTCAGCCTCTACCTCCAGAAAACAGATGTTGTACTGTGCAATGTGGAAGAGAAAGTGAAAGCAACAGTAACTGACCTGGAAGTCATTAAAGAGACTTATCTTGAATTTCAAGAGAACAATCATATTGGGGATCAGTTATATGTCAGTCGTCTTTCAGAGTTGCTTCTCATCATCAATGAAAGAACTGATCTGCAAAGGCGTCACAGAGGTCACCTTGAGAACCTTGACATCAAAGCATTTATTAAAGATGTTGCTGTTCCATTTATAGACAGTTTGATTGGAGAAATCAATGATGCTTTCTACATGCACCCTGTGTTTGATGCTTTTCGGAAGGCTCTGGATCCTAGTATGATCGAAGCCAATGCCAGTGCTGTTGATCTTCAAAACCATGGAAAG GAGGCATTGACTGTACTTTGTGGACACTATGGGGAACCTGGAGAGGACATTTTCCAAGGTCATGTGACAAGATGTGAGAGGGATCTTGATCCAGATGCAACTGAAGCTGAATACTGTGCCTTCAAGCATCAAATCAAAATCATGAAAAG aatGAAAGCCAGAAATCCACAGCCTTCCAATAGTAATGAGGGTGACCAGGTTAACAATCTGCtgtcaatgtttttaaaagtctCTGGGGATCCTGTACTCCAAGAATCTTTTCCAATGATGTGCAAGCTTCTGTACCTGGTGAACATTATTCCAGCATCAACGGCCTCAGTGGAGAGGAGCTTTAGCCAAATGGCTTTGCTAAAAACCCCAATGCGCAGCAGATTGAGTTGCAAGTCAATTAATGCAATAATGCGCATTAACATAGAGGGAGCCAGTACCCTGACGGAATATGAATTAGAACAACTTGTTCAAAACTTCAAACTTGCAAAAGATCGGCACTTGTCCCtgtaa
- the LOC117318859 gene encoding zinc finger MYM-type protein 1-like, with translation MEYGVRRQFNVDWLKNYNWLRYSVSEDSVYCAPCFLFGSRNVDAREKTLVSTAVTKWSNLGKYIKRHIISKCHDGACNSADQFMRIHNGKEPSVLSQLDSGHAALVKRNRHSLQAIIEVIMLCGRQNISLRSHDDENSNFMVLLKDRAVRDPLLKAHLESISSPKYTSPAIQNEIIGLCEQAIREHIVEKCNNAVCYSFLADEATDASTMEQIAMVVRFYSESDKMVREDFIGFVTAESTTGEALATKFIDGQRNAGLNIHKMRGQGYDGASNMSGRHNPVQARIKEVVPEAIYIHCKAHSLNLAIVHACREVLVRNMFDTVQQIGFSFNYSAKRLLAFQETLQNDAVAKEEMAKRTKLQNLCETRWASRADALYTFKSAFSTIVDSLEVLEHEGDSKARSYRCSILKFDFIISLVAVEFVIQSILPLNKLLQGKECDLVEASKEASVLIAQLRAERMDDDVWDALYQKAIDLASPHDVRPSRPRIGGRQEHRPNQPAETVSEYWKRALYIPFMDHLTMELQDRLLSANYRFLAQYLIPSLLGQLTAGHVDAIYEGYKTDLSGDRELFRRKISRWRTKWSVADDPKPVDLLTTILATNRELYPDIFTCLVILLTMPVSTASAERSFSVMRRVKTYLRSTMSTTRLSGLAMLHSYRHMQLDIEDILDKFAGKKGRTMDFF, from the coding sequence ATGGAGTACGGTGTTCGTAGACAGTTCAACGTGGATTGGTTGAAAAATTATAATTGGCTTCGGTATTCAGTGTCCGAAGACTCAGTATACTGTGCACCATGCTTCCTGTTTGGCTCTCGCAATGTCGACGCAAGAGAGAAAACGTTAGTATCAACTGCCGTGACGAAATGGTCAAATTTGGGGAAATACATCAAAAGGCATATCATAAGTAAATGTCATGACGGAGCCTGTAACAGTGCAGATCAGTTCATGAGAATCCATAATGGTAAAGAACCTAGTGTTCTCAGTCAGCTGGATAGCGGTCATGCTGCTCTTGTCAAGAGGAATCGACATTCCCTTCAAGCCATTATTGAAGTCATCATGCTTTGCGGCAGACAGAATATATCCCTCAGGAGCCACGATGACGAAAACAGTAATTTTATGGTGCTCTTGAAAGATCGTGCAGTAAGGGATCCTCTTTTGAAGGCACATTTAGAGAGCATATCTTCACCCAAATACACATCCCCGgcaatacaaaatgaaataataggACTGTGTGAACAGGCTATTCGCGAACACATAGTTGAAAAGTGCAACAACGCTGTGTGCTATTCTTTTCTAGCCGACGAAGCAACAGATGCTTCTACAATGGAACAGATCGCCATGGTGGTGCGCTTTTATTCCGAGTCTGATAAGATGGTACGAGAGGATTTCATCGGTTTTGTCACAGCAGAATCAACAACTGGCGAGGCACTTGCGACGAAATTCATTGACGGACAAAGGAATGCTGGATTGAACATTCATAAAATGAGGGGACAGGGATACGATGGGGCTAGTAATATGTCAGGGCGTCACAACCCCGTCCAGGCTAGGATTAAGGAGGTAGTTCCCGAAGCCATATACATCCACTGTAAAGCACACTCGTTGAATCTGGCAATTGTACATGCATGTAGGGAAGTTCTCGTGCGGAATATGTTTGATACTGTCCAGCAAATTGGCTTTTCTTTCAATTATTCAGCGAAGAGGCTTTTGGCATTCCAAGAAACTCTGCAAAACGATGCCGTAGCTAAAGAGGAGATGGCAAAGCGCACCAAACTCCAAAACTTGTGCGAAACCAGATGGGCCAGTAGAGCGGACGCGCTATACACCTTCAAGTCAGCCTTCTCGACAATCGTTGATTCGTTGGAAGTACTTGAGCACGAGGGCGACTCAAAAGCCAGAAGCTACCGCTGTAGTATCCTAAAATTCGACTTCATCATCTCGCTAGTAGCCGTCGAGTTTGTTATCCAAAGCATTCTACCACTCAACAAATTGTTGCAAGGCAAAGAGTGCGATCTTGTGGAAGCCTCGAAGGAAGCCAGCGTGTTGATTGCACAGCTTAGGGCAGAGCGCATGGATGATGATGTTTGGGACGCCCTATACCAAAAGGCAATTGACCTCGCCAGTCCACATGACGTTCGTCCGTCACGACCGCGAATCGGCGGCAGACAAGAACACAGACCTAACCAACCTGCGGAGACAGTCTCTGAGTATTGGAAACGGGCGTTATACATACCATTTATGGATCATCTGACCATGGAATTGCAAGATCGCCTGCTGTCAGCAAATTATCGGTTCCTCGCACAATATCTCATACCGAGCTTACTGGGACAGTTGACAGCAGGACACGTAGATGCGATCTACGAGGGGTATAAGACTGACCTAAGCGGTGACAGGGAATTGTTTCGTAGAAAGATCTCACGATGGAGAACAAAGTGGTCCGTAGCAGATGATCCCAAACCCGTCGACCTTCTCACCACAATCTTGGCAACAAACCGCGAGTTATACCCAGACATTTTCACATGCTTGGTCATTCTGCTGACGATGCCCGTATCAACTGCTTCGGCAGAAAGATCCTTTAGTGTGATGCGGCGCGTGAAAACGTACCTCAGGTCGACAATGTCGACTACCCGCCTCTCTGGACTAGCCATGTTGCATTCGTACAGACATATGCAATTGGATATCGAAGATATTCTCGATAAGTTTGCTGGGAAAAAAGGCCGGacaatggattttttttaa